The Elaeis guineensis isolate ETL-2024a chromosome 3, EG11, whole genome shotgun sequence region acatatttttttatttttttacttttattctataataaaaatttaaaaaatatattttttaaaaaatagaaattaaaaaatgTATTCAAACGCATCCTAAATTATATCAAACTTCTATTGGGTCCATCGTGATTCGTGGTATGGATGGATTCAACGCAGAGAACACGCTGGGTTTTTGGAGAAAACAATAATGAATGGACCTCTTAAAGACATGGCGCAGCCGCGTGGAATTCTTTGAGTGGCTGTTCCATGTGGGCTCCATCACTTTAAAAACGAACACAGCTTCGGTGATGCCACTTAGGTGCACCACATCTATAATTGGCACTACTGGTCAGACAAACCAAATTTGGCCAATCCAGTGGGAGCGTTgtgcctttcttcttcttttttttttcctttttttttttggtgctgcTGCTCCTGCTGAGTTGGAGGGGGTGGGGTGTTAGAAAACTGTGTTACTTTCGAATTGACCTACCGAGCccaataaaattttcttttgtaGTAAGTTTTGATAGAGGTTGGTCAGACCTTGAGTGGACTGTTCATCATATGAGCTAGGTGGTGCTACAAATTTTGAATGGACCGTCCATCATATGAGTTAAGTGGTGCTGGTACATCAATATCAGTTaggtggtaaaaaaaaaaaaaaaaattgtcgcACCACCGATCTCATATGATGTACGGTTCCCTCGAGGTTTGACCAATCTTTATCCAAATTAAAACTTCTGCAATGTAAACGTGGACACGATGTAGTTTGACAATGGGTTGGGCCGGCAAGAATAACTATGGTTAGGGCAATCAAACGATCAAGGATAACTATGGTTAGGGCAACCAAACGACCAGAAAGAAGAAATTATGATGTGCACAATTTTATGGGAGAATGTTGTTGATTCTAGATCCATACATTTAATGTACATATGTATGATTTATGTTAAATGTATGGATCTTTACTAAATTTGTCCgcataatataaatataacttAAATTATAAAAGTTGCAATTTAATATAAATACCTAGTGCTTCCTAACCTTGATGGAGTAATCATGTCAGTCCTTAATGTTGATCCCATACAAATAACTGTacaaaatttcaaattaaaagataaattttgatgcatCCAAACGTATACAGAGCTCTCCTGATAGACTTAGTTGGCCTTCACCTAGGATTTTTATTTGTCTCTTATCATTTATTGGACTTTCAAGCATTACTGAcaacctgaaaaaaaaaaaaaaaagaattgctgACGCACTGATACGAAAACTGGGTAAGGATGATATCTTCTTAATAGAATCCTGGCGTAGAATTATTTGATAATTGAGACTTTTTTTTATCCTATTTTACATAGCTGTGTGAAAGCAGTTGTACTtgagaagataaaaatttttttttagcttgTCTTGAAGAATAGCCTACATATAATGAAGTtctcaacaacaacaacaacaacaacaacaaaaaaatagaaaaagcgtAGGTAGTAAACTTTGGAAATCCCATGTGTGATTCAAGTGTTGAAGCCTCTTCATGTTTTTTAATTAAGTGTTTTCTTACTATAAGCATTTAGTACACATTCAAACTTAAGCTCAAGCTAGTTGGATCATCATTGAATCTTCATGCACTTTAGACAACTTGAAGATGTAGGAAATTCAATCTTTCTTCGAAAGAGCTCGAGATTAGCTTGTCATTAAGCTTCGTTGGTAGGTTTGGTATCAGAGGAATTCAAGAATTTTTATAAGGAGAAGGTCCTCCATTCAAACAATACTTTTTTGATGTGAATCCATCGAAACGGTCATTATCTTcatacttttgaattttgaaaaaaaatttgaacaacAACAGAAATATCTTAAGAGGTGCTTGATTCACAACTAAAATTGAAATGGATtggaatgagaatcgaaatgatcaaatctctcaaaatatttgatttattatcaaaattaaaattaaaataaaaatttgaatccgtAGAAGAGAGTGAGAATTAagttttaaatagattagatcattaccatttcattttaaaatcaaaatcgGAATAGGACTTTCTCCAATCAAGCAGTTAAAATGGGAATAATCCATTTCGATTTCTATTTCAGATCCCAATTCCTCTCAATAAATACTTTctaatctttttaattttttttttgaatgttatGATCTTTATAGTACTCTCACCGTAATCACTGTCCgccttccttttctcttctttttttttttattttttttttattttttttcatttgggcaatctttttacttttttttataaattgtAGAAAGCTTTTTCTTCCTTCATGCCTATTAGAAAAAAGATAGGTCGGCTGGCATGCAATCCTACCGACATAAGAAGCCTAATAAGACAACTTAAGATTTTTTATAATCAAGGACTCACAGTAGGACTCCTCCGTTGCCTATTAGAAAAAAGATAGGCCAGGCTGGCATGGAATCCAACCGACAACTTAAGACTTTTTATAATTAAGGACCTAAAGACCCGTTGAACAGATTCTCCCCTTTCTCACGGGGCGACTCCTCGAGAAAAGATAGGCCAGGCTGGCATAGAATCAAACGGACATAAGAAGCCTAACATGACAAGACCCAAAGAATTGTTAAAAAGATTCCCCCCTTTCTTACTGTGCGACTCGCAGGCGAGGTCCATTGAACGGGGTCCACAAGATGGACATCTCTACTTGGACCCATGGTCATGAACGGTAACTGGGGGTTGCCTACTGGAGCCTTCAAACACTCGATCATGCGTTCGATGGCTTTCTGATCGAAAGCTAGTAACCATCTGTTCAGGATCCAAGGCAtttcaataacataatttttctttgtggtgTTCGTGTTAtgcgaaaatatttttttatggacACCTTTGCCTTACCGGCAAGGCCACAAGTACATAAAATCCAACCACTTTCGCTAAAGTTTTTCTCCCAATACGCCGTACCGGACTGCCAAGAAGCATCCCTTTCCCCTAACGCGGATATAAAAACGCCTTCAATTTAATATGGGTCCCCACCACGAATCACAAGGTTATTAGCAGAATCCGATGTTTTTTAAATCTGTCCTCGAACGTCCGGCTCATCCCATGTGGATGGGCCCAGATAGCCCGCATACAAATTTCCTTCAGGTGCGCTACCATAAATGAACAGACGAGATTTCCCATACTTGAGTAATCAACGGCAGATCCAACCAGCGCCAAGAATCCACATAACGACCCCACGTTCAGCTTCTCTCGTCTTCTTGCGGATGGCccatttatttaatttctaataactataataaaataaaaaaaagaaacgaCAAAAATCCTCCGTTCGTTCTTTCTTCCGCGTTCTTGCCTCTTTTTGcgccttctttctttctatttcctGTGTCTTCTTTATTTCTATTCCCCGTTCTTCTTCTCTGATCGGTCGGCGGCGATGGCGGGAGCGAGGGAGAAGAACGTGTACATGGCGAAGCTCGCCGAGAAGGCGAAGCGGTACGAGGAGATGGTGGAGTTCATGGAGaaggtggcggcggcggcggaggggaAGGAGCTTACCGTGGAGGAGCGCAACCTCCTCTCGGTGGCCTACAGGAAGATCATCAACGACCACCGGGACTCGTGGCGGATTGTTTCGTCGACCGAGCAGGAGGAGAGCCACGGCAACGAGGACTACGCCGCGGACATCCGCGACTTCCGTGCCACGGTCGAGGCCGACCTCACTAGCAGATGCGCTGGGATTCTCAGGCTGCTGGACGCAAGCCTCATTCCCTCCGCTTCCGCCGCGAACTCCAAGGTATTCTACCACAAGATGAAGGACGACTTCCACCGCTATCTCGCCGAGATCAAGACCGGCTCCGAAAGGGAGGACGCTGCGGAGAGTTCTCTCGCCGCCTACAACTCTGCACAGGTCTCCAGTCTTTTTCGGGCTCTCTTCGGGCTCCGATCCGATCCGGCGATCCGTCGGTTTGCTAGGATTAGGGTTTCGGAATGGAGATCCACTTGTTTAATCTCATGCAATGCTAGGGTTAGGTTATTGATTTGATTTCTTTTGGTATGGACGTTGGTGATGATTTGTCGGGATGATGAATCTGATGTGATGTGATAGGATATTGCGATGGTGGAGCTGGCATGGACGCACCCGATCCGGTTGGATTTGTGCCTTAGCTTCTCGGCGTTATACCACGACATCTTGAACTCCCCGGACCGGGCACGCACTCTCGCGAAACAGGTGATCTTGggtttgatttcttttttttttttttttaaatggagtgcattaaattaaattaaacgtGAATAGATATGCCAAtgagaatcaaaaaataaaatatttaaaaatttaactgAAAAATCAGTTGAAAAAGTCAaaggatcttaaaatttttaatttcttataatttgaattttttttattttatagatctattgttattattaaaattttaatttttgatttttaaaatattttttatatatagaaaTTCGATTCATATTTTAGATCCACAATTTGCCGATCAATGATATACGTTGTAGAAAATAGATGTAGGCAGACAATTCAACAGTTGGGTAAATGAGCTGTGATCACGTTGTTCCCTCATTCCGTTGTAATTATCAGATATAAATATTTATGCATGATGTGATGAATAACAACTCTTGAGTGATACTTCTTTAAAATCGCAGTGGACTTATGTGATGTGATTTGATGCCGATGTATGTTTTTAGAGATAACCGACTATGACAGTTACGATATATCGAATGAGTCGGTCGATTATGCGTCGGAGGTTGATCGTCGGTTGAGAACTCTGAAATACCGACGATCGAAGTAATCCGTTGTCTATAGTGTCCGAACATCGATCGCTTATCGATCTTGAGTTGGTGAGGTATGTTCGGTTGGTCGGTTAAGAGTAATGCCGGCCTGTTTGGTCGATGTTCGGTCGGTAGTCACTTTCAGAGTCATGTCTGTTTGTGGGGTCAGAGTCGGATGTCGGTCGGTCTGCGCTGGAGATCAGTCGGTTTATAGGGGTCGGTCggtttatcccaacagttgcccctccACTTCTGAGTCCAATGGTGAGTCGTCGCGTGCATCGCCACATAGTCAGTTGTCTTGGACGAAAGGAGTTGTTGTCTGTCATGTCGAATCCCGACTCTGCCACCACATTCTCTGAAGTACGGTCGATCAACCACTTTGTCTTCTTTGAGCTGTCGTATCAGTAGGAAGATTTGATGTCAGGCGTCATTTGCGGAAGGTCAGCCTGTGCCAGACATTATATCGGGAAGGCGAATCGGCATCGTGCGATTTGATTATGGCATGTAGATTTTTGCCACGTGTCGAGATGTTATTGGGTCGGAGCTGTAtatgcggatggaggtgacgtggtttAATCTGATGCAAGCATGTCGAACTGTCGGGTCGATGATGGGTCTGGATACTACCACGTGTCGTCATCCGGTGCTGTCTTGATCTGGCCGCTTTCATTCGGGCCATTAGGCATTCCTCTATATAAAAGGACTACTGTCAGCCAGGTATCCATCCCTTATTTTGTCTCTTCTGATGGGAGAGCTCTGCCAGAGAGTTACTTTCGTGCGAAAACATTCCTTGTCATTTTCTCTTTGAGTTTCTTTGGATTTTTGATAGTTCTTCCAATGGGTGAGATTCCTGTAGGGGGTGGTTGGCCGGAGGTTCCAACCAACAACTCCCTGTCGGGCCCGGGGGTTTTCTTGTTCTCGAATCCGATTGTTGGTCAGTTTTGAAAGCGGCATTGTGCTTCGGGTTGATGTCAGCTTTTCACTTTTGGTGCCGATGGTGGGGTCAACGATCCATTACCGTATATCCCGCATCTCCATCTCAGCTACATGATCAAGGTCATCTTCGGTGGTGGATGAAAATTTGAAGCCCTCCTTTAGCTCTTATACGAGGAGGGTGTGGTTGTAGATCGGGTGAGACCCTCTCTGTTCCCGTACGAGTGGGTTAAGCTGTTGATGTGGTTGGCCGAGCAATGTGATCGGTCAACCATCTTCACAGCTCAACTCGAGTCGTATCGTCCCCCGAGCTAGAAGGTGGAGTTTGTCGGAGAAGCCGATTCAAGGTGGGCCTGTCGATTCTTCAGTGAAATGAAGGGTGGGGATGAAGATTAGTTGGTgtttttgatttttcttcttgTAAATAAAGATGTAATCGGACTTCAATCTAATTTTgtaatctttcttttttgataatGAAAGAAGTACTTTTGTTCTGAAATGCTTCTCTGTATCGTCGAGTCTGCAATGTTTGTTTGTAGGACAATCTCTGAATGTAGATCGTAAATCTGACCATTTTACAGACTTTGTAGAATCTGCTGGTCGTGTAGTTTTCGacgtatttagttaggataacgatggtaagtcgaatatccattaccTGAAGCTTGATCGAGTTTATGCATCGTATTGTTTGATAATcggtggcaagctgaatatccCTTGACTGGCCGTGGCCATGTCGGTTTAGTTTCAATCCGACCTTGATCGTCTTGaaattttgcctttcttagttgatactaAGCCGGTAAATTAGCCAGCTGCTTCAATGGAAAGCCGACTATGAGGGCAGCATGAATTTTATGGAGAAATTCTGCATCGTCGATACTGGCCTCTAGTTGAAGTCGATAAGTCAGTTCTGCAAGGGAACCGAAATGTAGTTGGTGTCAAGATAGTCGATcctctgacttttacagtgaaagctgaAGCATATTCGATGTTGAGATGGTCGATCTTCtaacttttacagtgaaaatcgaAGTATATTCGATGTCGAGATGGTCGATCTTCTGACTTTTATAGTGAAAGTCGAAGTATATTCGATGTCGAGATAGTCGATTCTCTGGCTTTTATAGTGAAATCCTGCATATTTGATGTCGCTTTAAAATCATAGTCAGGACGTTGGATTTTACAAGAGGATCGAAATATAGTCGACACTAAAGTAGTTGATTCTCCGAGTAGTTGCATTCAGAAGAGAGTCAAGTAGAATAAAACATCCATCATACTTTTATTAGCTAATTGTttaaacaacaacagcatcgtcattAGGAGTTTGAATTCTCCAAATTTTCTCTTTCGAGAAAGTTATTATATTGAGTTGTTGTTGTTTCGCCGACTCTTTTTTGGGAGTTATCCTTCAGTTTAGTCGtccggagatcatattgatgactcctgtagtcggctgattatttacagcttcctCGATCGACTGGAGGTTGAGTCGgtggatttttttgatatttttcaaggTACCCTCGTCGTATCAGGACCTCTATTTCATCTCTGAGTTAGATGCATTGTtcggtgtcgtggctgtggtcacggtGAAATCGGTGATACTTCCTTCGATCGTGGTTCCTCATTTTCATTGGTGGAGGGTGCCGTAGATATTCTACCCCTTCGATCTTCATAAGGATTTGTACATGAGGAATAGAAAGAAGGGTATAGGAATCATGCCTGTTATACATCGGCCTTGACTCCATTATCGGGGTGAGACTCGCTTATTAGTCGGGGGGGCCTACTTGATTCGATCggagccccactcttcttctgtttcttcttctgacttttacCTTCTGTCTGGTGCCGGTCAGAAGCTCTTTTATCTGCATGCATAATTTGTATGCACGCTCCAGAAGTTTAGCATAAGTTCAAGAGAGAGTTTTAtccaaagaatatgtgaatcgagatCCCCTCAGACCTTTTTTTATGATCGAGATAGCCATGTTTTCATTGAGGTctttgacctcaagcgtggccgcattaAAACGAGCCACGAGATTCTGAAGTGTTTTAGTCTCTCCttaatcgagaagagactatcagaagTTTGTGGTGgccttcggctggtgctgaagtgagctacAAAAAAATATTCTAGCTGTCCAAAAGAATATATATTTTCCGACTGAAACCCGAAGTACCAGGCTAGAGCAGCTTTCCGAAGAGTTTCCAGAAAGTCGATGCATAAGAGGACATCGGtcgccccctgaatcgtcatgagagccttatagctctcaaggtggtcgatcggatcGGTGGATCCGTCGTATGGCTCCCCCTGTGGTATCTTGAACCAAGATAGAATCGGCTCATCCAAGATGTGTTGGGAGAGAGGTTGTGCAGTGTGAAAGTCGTAGTCGTTGGAAGACTTCCAACCTTCCACTTGAAGCTGAGCAAGTCGACGATTGATTTTCTAGAacttgcgttcgtagtcgtcgaatCGTCGTTGTTAAAAAACTCCGGGAGTGGATCCTCTCGATAAACTTGAAGGTGAAGCAGAAGGCGTTCGCAGCTGCTTCCCCTTCCTAATACTGTCGTGATGAGAAGGAGAGGGGGAACGCTGCGAGCGATGAGTGGCGGCATGTCGAGAGTGCCGAGAATGTCGTTGCTCATCTCGACGGGGGAGCCGAGACGATCGCTCCGAGTAGGGAGAAGGTGATCGCTGCGGGTGGCGGCTACTGTGCCTGGACGGCACCAAATGCGCCATCGGTTGCTCCACCGACGGCTGTGATGGCTGGGTCTGCTGCTGCTACAGACTTCTGACTGCCTCCATAAGAACATTCATTTACTGTATGATCGCAGTAATCTGGACGTCCGTGGTGACCACGGGTCATGGAGAACTGGGCTCTATTACCAGAGGCAGGGGAGGagcctcttcccgatgggaagagtgcctcgtcgaTCTGGTTGCTGTTGACCGTTAAGTTATGATTTTCGTCATTGCGAGTTATCTTTTCTCCTATCTggcacgccaatctgttgcggccaactccctcGTCGTCTGTCGTCGGGAACAAGAACCTATAAAACAacgtccacactgaccggagttaTCTCCGATGGAGacctttcgatgcttaagtcagagaggaagaCTGGGCAACAGTATTTTTGAATGAGAAAGATGGCAGAACTCAGCTCGAAAGTGGCTTACTGATGCTATTGCcttaccccctttttatagaaaaGATAGTTGTAACCATCGGATATGGTACCGCATTTTATGGCGTAGAATCATTGGGCTGTAATCTCGTGGTGGGTTATTAATTCTCACAGATTACACCTCGATATTTGAGGGATAACCATCCATGACAGTTATGATATGGCGAATGAGTCGGCCGACTACGCGTCGGGGATTGACCATCGGTTGAGAACTCTAAAATACCGACGATCAAAGTAGTCCACTGTCTGTAGTATCCGAACATCGATCGCTTGCCGATCTTGAGTCGGTGAGGTGTGTTCGGTTGGTCGGTTGAGAGTAGTGCCGGCCTGCTTGATCGATGTTCGGTCGGTAGTCTCTTTCAGGATCATGTCTATTTGTGGAGCCAGAGTCGAGTGTCAGTCGATCTACGCTGGAGATCAATCGATTTATGGGGGTCGGTTAGTATatttcaataataaataaatgatgagTGGCAAGGTAGTCTTTTATCTGAGCTCATCAAgctcatatctatatgtatactTGTTAGGTGgatgttaaaatatttattattgttATAAGAATTCccttttattttttcaatctttcaTGCTTCCCTTTTGACTTTCATCATTTATGATATCATTGATTTggtttttgttttcatttctTCGGCTCTCCTATGTTTTGCTTGGAGAGCAATTTCCTCCTTTAAGAAATAAAGCAATTTATTTTTAACTGTGGGATATCTGTTTTAGTTGTTGTGGCAAGCATGAATGAAATTGGGCACCTTATGTTCTTTGATAGGCTATAATAGTCGATAATTCTATTGGGTTGGAAGCTAATAAGTTTCTTAGCAACTAATATTTTTGGTCTTACTCTTTTTATATTTAGGGGAATGTCCTTTATTTGTATTTGGGTTCAAATTTTGAAGATGTTGCTCTTTTCATAGAAGTTGATTTCCTTTGTTTAGTGCTTCAATTCAAATATTGGAGGATCGCTTGTTTGTTTTGGATCTTTATTTCTTTCACAACTGCATTTATagttaggatatttttttttgttttttggttaATCAGAGGTACAGTGCCACTCTTCTTATTGTGTTTGTCCAGTGCCACTCTTCTTATTGTGTTTATCCAATgctaagtgttgggtataaaataaccccagtcgaagttcgtaagaggccaaccctctcaagactcttccggcttctgaccttgtgcaaCGTCTTTCTGTACTCCCCTGACCATCCGAGCtttcacagtaccatccggactcctccagcagtcgaccttccacagtgtccttcagattcctccaacggacgaactcctaccatACCCTTCGGACttcttcaataatgagctccttcagtcgtctatcggactgttCCAAATATTCTCTGGGCTTtact contains the following coding sequences:
- the LOC105041440 gene encoding 14-3-3-like protein 16R isoform X2; protein product: MAGAREKNVYMAKLAEKAKRYEEMVEFMEKVAAAAEGKELTVEERNLLSVAYRKIINDHRDSWRIVSSTEQEESHGNEDYAADIRDFRATVEADLTSRCAGILRLLDASLIPSASAANSKVFYHKMKDDFHRYLAEIKTGSEREDAAESSLAAYNSAQDIAMVELAWTHPIRLDLCLSFSALYHDILNSPDRARTLAKQSDVSDVSDDDI
- the LOC105041440 gene encoding 14-3-3-like protein 16R isoform X1, encoding MAGAREKNVYMAKLAEKAKRYEEMVEFMEKVAAAAEGKELTVEERNLLSVAYRKIINDHRDSWRIVSSTEQEESHGNEDYAADIRDFRATVEADLTSRCAGILRLLDASLIPSASAANSKVFYHKMKDDFHRYLAEIKTGSEREDAAESSLAAYNSAQDIAMVELAWTHPIRLDLCLSFSALYHDILNSPDRARTLAKQALDGANAECKESDERMQLIRDNLTSWASDTESDVSDVSDDDI